The sequence GTAATTGCCCCGCTCAGCGCGGTGATTCTGGCGTTCTTGTGGTGGAAATACCGCTCGCTCGCTTACTTCTGGGCCTTATCGGTCGGCGGCGCAGCGGCGCTCAACGTCATCATGAAGCTGGTCTTTCACCGCGCCCGCCCTGAGCTGTGGCCCAGACTTGTTCAGGAAAGCGATGCCAGCTTTCCCAGCGGCCACAGCATGTACAGCATGGCCTTCGTGGTGGCCCTCATCTTGATGTCGTGGCGTACCCCTTACCGCCTGCTGGTTTTGGTGCTGGGCGTACTGTTTACCCTGAGCGTCGGGCTGTCGCGCCTTTATCTGGGCGTTCATTACCCCA is a genomic window of Deinococcus detaillensis containing:
- a CDS encoding phosphatase PAP2 family protein — encoded protein: MATLLTRARTARPAQLLRLLIGILIPLLIVGVVAEDLVEKARFAFETPLLLWIHSFATPSLDRLALMFTTVGGVSVIAPLSAVILAFLWWKYRSLAYFWALSVGGAAALNVIMKLVFHRARPELWPRLVQESDASFPSGHSMYSMAFVVALILMSWRTPYRLLVLVLGVLFTLSVGLSRLYLGVHYPTDVLCGWLSGLAWVLGVYSIMANHRSGQPSS